From the Tursiops truncatus isolate mTurTru1 chromosome 6, mTurTru1.mat.Y, whole genome shotgun sequence genome, the window AGCCCAGACGAGAAGGGGAGGCCACCTGGGCCAGCTGCGGACTCTGAGCCCACGGCCGGTCCCCAGGGCAGCCCGCTTAGGCCCTGGCCTCACAGGCCCCGCCCTGGGGCCCCCTTTCCCCGGgcacctccccttccctcctgccctcgGCCCCTCCGTCCAGCTCAAGCAGCAGCCTGCGGTCAGTAGAGGCCCAGGGctcacctccctctctccccagggcCCCCATCCTGTGGGTGGAGAGGAAGACGGCTCTGTGGGCCACTCAGGTGAGTGGAGGCAGCACGGCTCTGGGGGGCCCTGCCTGCCCCGGCCCCGCTCAGAGGCTccggcccctccccaccccaggtcaCCGTGGCCGCCGTCAGCTTCCTGGAGACCACGCTCCTCACTTACCTCAGCTACAAAGTAAGtgcccccaggcctggccctgccctccccccgcacccctcccccgcacccctcccccacccctcccccccgcacccctcccccccacgcccctccccacacacccctccctggccccctccccgcccacctGCTCTGAAGCCCACCCCCCTGGCTCCCCAGGGCAACATCTGGGAGCAGATCTTCCGCGTGGCCTTCATCCTGGAGATGATCAACACGCTGCCCTTCATCATCACGGTGGGTGAGCCGCCAGCTGGGGAAGGGGCCGCCGAGCCCGCGCCCCCTGACCTGTCTCCTCCGCAGATATTCTGGCCGCCGCTGCGGAACCTGTTCATCCCGGTGTTTCTGAACTGCTGGCTGGCCAAGCACGCCCTGGAGAACATGATTGTGAGCCGCGGGCCGGGCAGCTCTGGGCAGGGTGGgctcccccctgccccgcccctcccctcccgcttCACCTCTGCGAGgcccccaggaccccagggcaCAGCTCGCCATGCCCTGGCCCTGTGGGGAACTGGCCAGCTTCCTTTGGTGCCCAGGAGGCCGGGCTGACCGGTGGACAGACGTGTCTCTGTCACCACGAGATGCCCTCACACCTCCTTCCTGACCAGCCGGAGCCCCAGCCCTGATGCCCCGGGAGAGTCACCCAGGCCTGTCCCTGCCCCTGGAATcgtggctggaggagggagagggtgaaAGTGCAAGTGAGCGCAGGCGGGGCCCCGAGACACGGGGCCACGGCAGACCCTGTGCTGAGGTCTGAGCGAGGCCCCTGTCAGCAGGCGGCGCAACGACTGTTTTCTCCCAgggtgcccctccccagcccaggctcccTCGGCTCACCTCCATCCCCACTGCAAAGTGAGGTGACGGCGCTGAGGTCACGGCCTCTGGCCTGCGCCCCAGGTCCTCCCCTGGCATGGCAGAGGCTGGACGGGGAGGCCGAGCGCTGAGGTCAGGTGgagccgccccccccccccccgcaccgtTCATTCATTCTCGTGCATCTGGGACgtacggggtggggtggggggtgggggtgggggtgggggtgggggtgggcccTGGGCTCCGACCAGTCCCTGTTCTGCCCCTGATAGCGCCACTTCCCGCAGAACGACTTCCACCGAGCCATCCTGCGCACCCAGTCGGCCATGTTCAACCAGGTCCTCATCCTCTTCTGCACCCTGCTGTGCCTGGTCTTCACGGGGTGAGTCCCTGCCAGGCGGCCGCGTCGCCCAGCCCTCGCATCCGAGAAGCCGGGATGAAGGACCAGAGGCAGCTCGGAGCTCCGGTTCCTAGGCCAGAGCTGCCGAGTCTGGCTCCTCTAGGGCCCGGAGAGACGTGGTGGAGGAGGGCACTGGCTGGGGGGACGGGGGGGACCCTCGGCTCGAGGTCCAGCCGAGAATAAGGTCTGGGAGCAGCCtgggggctggagcagagagcaCGCCCCCCCCGGCACGTGCCTGTGCCCTGGGCGAGGACGCGGGCAGGTCCCAAGGCCGTGTGCCTCCCCCCCCCCATGCCCCCCGACACACGCAGACGCACACTCCAGCGGAGCGGGGCGGGGTGTCCGCGGGGCAGGAAGCACCGGGATGGTccagcctgccccctccccgcagcCAGCGCGTCCACCCTGGGGAGGGCCCCAGCACCGCTGTGTGCCGCGCCACGGTGTATGTGGGGACGGGCCACGGGGCCACGGCGGGGGAAGGACTGTCCAGCTCTAgctgggcagggggctgggcGTGCCCCGCGCCGTCTGACCTCCTGGGGGAGGACGAACTCCGAGGTGGGTGGCAGGTAGGGGCTCGCAGCCTGGGCGGCCCCATCCACCTCCTCTGACCCCAGGCCCACGCTGAACCCACGCAGCGCTGTGTCTGCGCTCCCGTCCAATTTTCCAGGGGCCTCAAAGGCACCTCGGGGCAGGAAAGGAAGGCCCGGGGGGATGCGTTGGGTGTGCCAGCCCCACAGGCCAGGGTCGGGAAGCGCAGAGCTGGACCCGGGCCCAGGCTGGGGCGCCGTGTCGGCGACAGCTGACGTGCTGTCGCGGGCAGGCCCAGCCTTGCCCCAGGCGCCAGGCCGGCCAAGGCCCTGCCGCCACCCCCATCCCCGGTTCCAGGACCTGCGGCATCCAGCACCTGGAGCGTGCGGGCGGCAACCTGTCCCTGCTGACGTCCTTCTACTTCTGCATCGTCACCTTCTCCACCGTGGGCTACGGAGACGTGACGCCCAAGATCTGGCCGTCCCAGCTACTGGTGGCCATCATGATCTGCGTGGCCCTCGTGGTGCTCCCGCTGCAGGTGTGAGCCCTGCCCGGCGGGGCCGAGAGGGGCGAGGAGGGGCGCCAGTCCTGGGAGGGGCCGCAAGGCCAAGACCCCGACGGGGACACGTGGGGCCTGCCGGGGCCTCCTGGGGGCCTGTGGCTAGCGAGGCCCGCAGCCGTCAGGACAGTGGGGGGGGCGTGCTCAGACGGCTCCCCCGGTCCCGTGCGGAGTGTGGAGCGCGGGGGGCTGCCAGGGTGTCCCGCGGGCTGGGACAGGAGTCCTTAGCCGGGGCAGCGGCAGCAGCTGTCAGGACCCCGTGGGGCACCGCTGCTTCCCGTCGCCTGTCAGCAAGGCCAGTCTGCCGGCTGAGCCAGCCGTGTTTAGATACGACGGGTAGAGGCCTGGAGAGGGGGCCGGTGGCTGCAGGCGCCCCCAGCCCTCCAGAGGGCAGGAGAAGGCCCAGGGGACGGAGCAGGATGGACTGGGGGAAGCCAGACCCCACGGGGGACACTCAGGATTTGGAGGGACGGGGCAGGGGAGGTGCCTAACTGTGGCTGCAATGGGGGCCAGTCCACCCCCGGGGTCCTCTGCTGACCCTGAGCTcaactccccacccccgccctgcggctcggagcccccagccccagctgacacccccccttccctgctttcccCCTGGTCCGGAGCACAGCCCACCCCCTCCAGGAAGGCCAGCTGCATGCGAGGGACACCCGTGGGCCAAGAGCCCTAAACAGAGGTCTCACCCCCATCCCCGCGCTCGCCGGAACTTGCCTTCCTGGACCTGGTTCAGCAGtggcctcctccctggcctccacctgAAGCCCCGTCCTCCCCCcattccccccgcccccggcaggGCCCCCGCAGGCCACAGAGCACCTCAAGGTGGGCCGTCCACTTTCCCGGGGCCCTGGCTGCTTGTAGAATCCATGTTCAcatcttattatatttttatacaatcATGTTTTTCTAAAtcgtatttttaatattttagatatctaaatttatatatgttaatTACTTTTTGTTATAAGTTAAGTTGCATTTTTAGTTATATAGTTATGAAcatcattatttgttttatgtttttaattctaattaatcatatttctttaagtttaattttatatttttacattactACCCGGAACCTTTTCAAGCCTGGCAAGTCTGTCCCACTCAGAAGCTACATCAGGAGAGAGAGGGGACGATCTCCCCTCCCCGGGGCAGgttgtggggctgggggctgtccCCCGTGTGTGTGCCCCCCGTGAGTGCACAGAGGGGTTGTGTGTGGTTTCAAGTAAACGGTGCCAGGTAAGCTGGCTCCCGCCCCCTGGCATCCTGGACGCCTCCGCAAGGCTGTGCCCTTGTCCCACGGCTGCGGAGCTTCTGTTCCTGCGGTGCTCTGGCCCCCACGCTCCTGGCGGGTGCAGGGGCCGCTCAGGGCTGGTGTTTACATCCCATCACCCAGGCCAGGCTGGTGCCCAAGCCCCAAGGAGAGGGAGGCCGCAGGGCCCGGCATCGGAGGCACACACCGTCCTCCAGGGCTAGTGGAAGGTCAGGACCCGCGAGACTGAGTAATCTGTTGTCAGTGATGGAAAGGGACGGTCTCGGTTACCGTCCTTCGTTCTTTCTTTAACCACGTTCACCAGTTAGCGCCCTTAGAGACGGTGACAGCGGAATGCCCACCTGTAGATGTTCCTTGCAGAGTAACAGTGACGACAGCTGACAGCATCCTCCCCGCTCAGGGCTGAGTTTCACACATCAGCGCGGTGCTTCCTGCAGCTGCCGGAACAGAGCACCCCAcaaatgggggggtgggggcttacacaacagaaatttactctctcACAGGCCAGAGCCAGAGTCTGAGAccgaggtgtcagcagggctggtcctGGAGGCTTGAGGGGAGGCTCTGCTTCCGCgtctccagcttctggtggcgcCATGGTCCTTGGCGCCCTGGGGCTTGTGGCCGCCTccctctcagctctgcctccGTCTCCACGTGGCTTATTCCTGCACCTCTGTGTCCTCTCGTTAGGGGACACCGGCCACTGGAGGTAGGGCCCACCTTAATCCAGTCTGAGCTCATCTTAACTCATTACATCctcaaagaccctatttccaaataaggtcacgttcagAAGGCCACACCTGTGACATGGGAGGCTTGAATCCAGGTGTCTGCCGTCAGAGCCCCAGTCCTGCACAGGCCTCAGGGATCACCCTGGGGTCTCCGGCCCTTCCCACTAGGGCCCAGTCCTGTGCTTCAAGGCcacagggccttgtcactggagcctagtaggtgctcaataaattcaatgagctgatctcccctTAGCAAGATACAGCGTGTCACCCAGAGCAGGTGAGAACCAGAGGGTGTGGCTGCTGCCATTCATTTAAAATTGtgtggaaaaaaatgaacgaCCTCAGTGCTTTCACGGGGTCTGTCTGTCACCCAGACGGGAAGTCAGACAGTAGCGGCAGGTCCTGGGCAGGTCAGCACCCCGGTCAGCTCCGTGGAGCCTGGAGTCCCCTCACCGCCAGCCCACCTTTATAGATGTGTCACTGTCCTACTTACAAAGGGCTCTCAACACCCAAAGCTCACAGCCAGGAGGTGTGGGCCAGGGTGGACGGCACCCCCAGACGGCAGCCTCCAATCAGCCACACCCTTGACCTGGGCTCAGAACCGTGGTACTCAAAGTGCTCCTTCCATGCCGGGCACCTGGGTCCCTCATTCTAGGCCTGAGGCTTTTCTCAGACACGTTTCCAGGTTTCTCCAAAACGTGTCTCAGGTGCTGACGGAGACCCAAGGGGCTCAGTTACCTGGATGCTCGGAGCGTATACTTCGGCACCCACTAACGGTCGCTTGGCctcctggggctgggagctggaccTGCCACGTCTCTCACTACCCCACACACTGGCGGGACCGTCCACTCTGCCCCCACCTGGCCCCTTGAGCGACCTGTGCCGCAAACTTTGCCTGTGGTCTTCCGAGACGTGGTCGGGACGCAGCTCCcggagccccaggcctcctggagttCACACGCTCTTACCTGCAGTTTGAGGAGCTCGTCTACCTGTGGATGGAGCGGCAGAAGTCGGGGGGCAACTACAGCCGCCACCGGGCCCAGACGGAGAAGCACGTGATCCTGTGTGTCAGTTCCCTCAAGATCGACCTGCTCATGGACTTTCTGAATGAGTTCTACGCCCACCCCCGGCTGCAGGTGAGGCCCCGCCCacggccccaccccaccccagtgcCCCCTGAGCTCCCTGGGCCTGGGTTTCCCTGCCTGTGCAGTGGAGCCCCGGTGGTCTCCCACACTGTGGGGGTGGGTCTGTGGGGTCCTGCCTTTCCCTCCTGCCAGATGCACCATCACAGAGAAGGCTGGGGCTCCTGAGAGGCGACTGGTGTGGAAACACTAGGAAGGAGGGTGGGCCGGAGCCGAGCAAGCCTGCCAGCAGGGCTGACGCCCTCCTACCTGCAGGACTACTACGTCGTCATCCTGTGCCCCACCGAGATGGACATCCAGGTGCGCAGGGTCCTGCAGATCCCCCTGTGGTCCCAGCGGGTCATCTATCTCCAGGGCTCCGCGCTCAAGGACCAGGACCTCATGCGGGCCAAGTGAGCGCCGGCGGGGGTGAGGGTGCGGTACCGCGCCGGCCGCACGGGCAGGCCAGGGAGGGGCCCTCAGGCGGGCGGCAgctccctctctgtgcctgtcaCCCACCCGGGCGGGCCAGGCCCCCCGCTGACCCCGGCAGAGCCGCCTGGGCGAGCCCACCagcctcctcccacctgcccGGCTGTTCATctgggggcctgggggcagcTGCCGCTCTGAGTCAGGTGGGAAGCCGAGGCTGTGGGCAGGTTTTCTCCTGAAGACGAGGTGACAGGGTGACTTGAGGTAAGGAGGCTGAGTTGTGAATGGAACTTTCCAGAATCTGCTGCAGCACACAGACACCCCGGAGGCTCCCCCATCACCCGTCAGGATTTTATTCCAGAGCCTGACGTAACCTTCGAGGTGAAATGTGGGTTGTGTGGAGGCCAAGGAAGCAGGAGGCCCGGCAGCCGGGGCCCCCCCCACGCCTACCTTCTGAGCCTCGGGCCCCACAGGCTCGCCCAGGAATCAAGGCCCCAGACAGGGACAAGTTGGGGTGCCAGGTGACGGGGTGGGAGCCGCCAggccccccagccctggggcgTGGACAGTGTCTCAGCCACCCTTTGTGCAGCCAGGGGCTCTGGGGGCATGAGGGGAGCAGAACGGGTCATCCACAGGCCTCGGGCAGCCTGTCCCGGGAGAGGACGGGCCAGCAGGCAGGGTCCAGCCTCTCTGCCACCAAGTGGGCCCTTCATTCcgtgccccagccccaccccgggTCAGCAGGGGCCCATCCTCAGCCCATCCAGGGCTCCTAAGAGTGAGCTGGGGTCTCAACAAGGCCCAGCTCTTCCCCTGACGGCCGAGACGGGAGCACCACGGACGGCCCTGGTGGTGCTCAGACCCGGTGCTTTGCAGGATGGACAACGGGGAGGCCTGCTTTATCCTCAGCAGCCGGAACGAGGTGGACCGCACCGCAGCGGTGAGCGCCCCCACCACCTGCTCGCAggccccgggggggggggggcgcctgGGGGcagagcccctcccccaggctgctgCTGCCCGTCAGCACCGACGTGGCCTCCCTGCCTCAGGACCACCAGACCATTCTGCGCGCCTGGGCTGTGAAGGACTTTGCCCCCAACTGCCCTCTCTACGTCCAGATCCTCAAGCCTGAGAACAAGTTTCACGTCAAGTTTGCAGGTATGTTTGGCCCGGAGGGGGGCGCCTGTGTGCTCACGGGCAAGCGTGTGGGGTGCGGGATAGAGGCAGAGCCCATGCAGGTTCTGCACCTGGGCCTGGGGGCCAGGGCGGGCAGAAGCAGTGTCTGACGAGCACCTCTGTGGGCGTGCCCGAGCTGGGCGCCTGTGCCGAAGGCCTGTGCTGGACACCTGGGGGACCAATGAAcaggcccccccgcccccagccctggagCTCTCGGTCAAGCCCGGAGACAAGCACAGGAGAACCGAGACGATGAACAGGCTCCCAGGGGCAGGGCACTGGATGGCGCTGAGCAGGGCGGGGAGGGGTTCTGGGGGTGCTGGGCAAGGGGGCGTGTGCCGTGGGGCAGCAAGAGCCTGTGGTGGCCCTGGCGCTCCTGCCCGCAGAGCACGTGGTGTGTGAGGAGGAATGCAAGTACGCCATGCTGGCCCTGAGCTGCATCTGCCCGGCCACGCCCACCCTCATCACGCTGCTGGTGCACACGTCCCGAGGCCAGTGAGTGCTGCCCCCAGGGCTGCGCGGCCGGCGAGACGGGGGCTGCTGGGGGAGCGGGAGGCGTTGAGGAGACCTGTGATGGGAGGGGCCGAGGCCTGGGGAAACGACCGCCGTGGACCCAGCTGAGGAAGCGGTCGCTGCCTCGCCGAGCGAGGGGTCGCAGCTGGGGGCGGCCTGGGGGCTGCTGGGAATTGCAGGCGGGGCCCGCCGCGGAGCAGAGGGCCGTAGCGGGGGCAGCAGGAGAGCCCTGGGATCTAGGCACGGCGACGGGTCCGGCGGGGCTTGGTTTGTAAGAGAAGACGCGTTTGGTGTTTGGCACCTGGGCTGGGGTCCCAGGCAGAGCCTGAGGCGAGGGGCTGCCCTGGGACAGAGGAGGGGCACCATCTTCTCTCTGGGAAAAacaggctggggtgtggggggcCCCGACGGGTGGCCTCGGCTCCTTGTGGGGCCTGGGCGGCCCTGGGGGAGGGACCAGGCAGGGGAAGAGGACGTGGCCCGGGGTTCCTGGGAGGACACAGGCCGCAGAGGCCAGTCTTGACTCTGAAATATTTTGACACTCCTAAAAATCAGACCATTGTGTTTACAGCTTTTTAAAACTGGCCAAGGACCCATCAGGCCACCCAGGTCTAGTCTCAGCCAgacggggaggggctggggtcagGGGTCACGCTGGCTTCCACCCACACCGGCAGAAGCCACATTTGGGGGGCACCATAGCCCAGCTGGGCGGGGGCGGCCGTGGGGGTGACACCGTCCCCACGCCCCAGGGAAGGCCAGGACTCACCGGAGCAGTGGCAGCGCATGTACGGACGCTGCTCGGGCAACGAGGTCTACCACATCCGCATGGGGGACAGCAAGTTCTTCCGCGAGTACGAGGGCAAGAGCTTCACCTACGCTGCCTTCCATGCGCACAAGAAGTACGTCCCCCCACCCGGTCCAGGCCAGGGTGGGAGGAGTGCGGGGCGGGGTCCGGAGGCTGAAATGGGCGTGGCCCGTGCCCGCTGCAGGGTGGGCCAGCGGCGCCTCAGGGTCAGAGTCACGCCCACTCAGCCGTGAGACCCGCACGGGGTcggggtctctctctctctcccccccccaccccccgaggcTGCCCTCGGTGGGTCTTTGCGTCGAGTGGGAAGGCATCCCGACACCCGTGAGCGCAGGGCTGCACCGTCAGCCCCCAAGGAGCCCAGGAGGGGTAGCTTTGGGCCCCATCGAGCCCCCGCCCTGTCCGCTCAGGTACGGCGTGTGTCTCATCGGCCTGAAGCGGGAGGAGAGTAAGAGTATCCTGCTGAACCCGGGGCCCCGGCACATCCTGGCCGCCTCCGACACCTGCTTCTACATCAACATCACCAAGGAGGAGAACTCGGCCTTCATCTTCAAGcaggaggaaaagcagaagaAGAAGGGCTTCGTGGGGCAGGGGCTGTACGAGGGGTCGTCCCGCCTGCCCGTGCACAGCATCATCGCCTCCATGGGTGAGGCCGAGTCCAGCTCCCCgcggggcgggaggggcgggCGGGGGACCCACCCGGGAGACCCAGGTGCTCAGGCCCGCAGCGTAACCCTGGGCAAGTCccgcctctctggcctcagtttgcACATCTGTCCCGTGGGGGCATCCTGCCTTCCTGTGGGGACCTGTGTCGGCATCGATGTCCAAGTGCCCGCCCGGGTGAGACTGCCCTGCGTCAAGGGTCACTGGGAGCCTCTGTCCACCTTCACTCCGGGAACCCCTGTCCCCGGGACAGACAGGGGAGGGACTTCCAGCCAAGTTCAGCCGCTCTGTTCCAGGGACAGTGGCCATGGACCTCCAGAACACGGAGTGCCAGCCAGCACAGAGCGGCGGAGGCAGTGGGGGCAGCAAGCTGGCACTCCCCACGGAGAACGGCTCGGGCAGCCGGCGGCCCAGCATCGCACCCGTGCTGGAGGTGGCCGACAGCTCGACCCTGCTGCCCTGCGACCTGCTGAGTGACCAGTCGGAGGACGAGACGACGCCGTCGGACGAGGAGGGGCTGTCTGTGGTGGAGTGAGTGCCGCCGGGGCTGAAGGGGGAACAGAAGGCTTCCacgggagaggggaggggcagcgTGTGAGTACCCGGCGCCCAGGAAGAGGTGGGCCAGCGGCGCCGGTCCTGGGTCTGCCCCACGCTCTGAACAAGGCTTCCAAACGGCTTCCCCGGAGACCTTGTTTGGCAAGTGGAATCTTCTGGGGACCCAGCTCGTGGACAGGAAGGCCAGGCAGTGCCCGCCTTCACCTCTCATCCTCCCCTATCACAACCTGGGCGGCCAGGCCTCAGTGCCACGGCCCGCTTGGCAGGGTGGCTGCCCTCTGAGCGTGGTCTGCAGAGGTCACAGACAGGGGAGCCCGGGGTGAGATGCCGTCCGGGCGTGGAGGCCACTGGCCCATCCTGAGCCGTCATGCTGCCCTGGGTTTGGGCCCAGGTCTTCCTCTGAGATTATGAGACAGAAGAGACCCCATTGTGTCCCCAGGTCTTGGCCACCTGGCCTCGTCCGGGACAGACAGGCGGTGCCTGACCCCAGGGCCACGGCCAGCTGCCGGCCTGCACGGCCAATGCTTCCCAGCCGGGCTGTCACTGCAGCCACTCTCTGCTCCAGCCTTTGCTCCGTGGTGGAGTAATCGTGCTTTAAACACAGGCTGCCGGGGACCGGCTCTGAGATCGGGGGGCCTGGCAGGGCCCCTGCACACCTGGGGCAGGTGGCGGGCTGGCCTCGGATGCCACGTCCCTTAAGCCAACCGGAGGTGGAGCGGGAGGCCAGCCCCTCTTCAGGCGGCCTGGGGGGACAACCACGGCAGGGTAACCACCGCGTGTGTGTGCGCGGGGCGCCGTGGGGACGGCGGGGGGAGTACAGCCTGTGGGGCGACCAGCCTGGCCCAGGGGAGCCAGTGGAGCGGGGACCACGGGCCAGCGTCTGCCCCGGCGTTGGGGTGCTGGGGGCACCAGGGGGTGATGGGCCGTCAGAGCCCCTTAAGGTTCTTTCGTGGCCTGTGTAagctcgtgtgtgtgtgcgcgtgtacgTGCGCGCGTTGCATGCAATCTTACCTGGCCCGGTCAGGTCTGCAGGGGTCTGGCACCCCACCCCCATGTGGCAGCCTAGGGCCCGAGGCCAGGCTGaggctcctctctctccccccaggTACGTGAAGGGCTACCCCCCCAACTCGCCCTACATTGGCAGCTCCCCTACCCTGTGCCACCTCCTGCCCGTGAAAGCCCCCTTCTGCTGCCTGCGGCTGGACAAGGTAGGTCACGGCAAAGTTGGGGAAGTGGCAAGGACGCGCCGAGGACGTCCTGGACCCTGTCTGCCCTCCCCGACGTCTCTGTCTGTTGTAGAGGCGTGTTCTCTCCCTCCTGTATCCACGTGCGCTTGCTGAAGCGAGGGTGCCCCTCTCGTAACCACCGTCCACTCACCACAACCGGCCTGGCCTGCAGCCCACACCCCACTGGCCCTGGTTGTCCCAGGAGCCCTCGCTGCCCTTCCCGGCCAGAGCCACAGCTTGTCCCC encodes:
- the KCNT1 gene encoding potassium channel subfamily T member 1 is translated as MSDLDSELVPLPPRYRFRDLLLGDQSFQNDDRVQVEFYVNENTFKERLKLFFIKNQRSSLRIRLLNFSLKLLTCLLYIVRVLLDDPALGIGCWGCPKQNYTFNESSSEINWAPILWVERKTALWATQVTVAAVSFLETTLLTYLSYKGNIWEQIFRVAFILEMINTLPFIITIFWPPLRNLFIPVFLNCWLAKHALENMINDFHRAILRTQSAMFNQVLILFCTLLCLVFTGTCGIQHLERAGGNLSLLTSFYFCIVTFSTVGYGDVTPKIWPSQLLVAIMICVALVVLPLQFEELVYLWMERQKSGGNYSRHRAQTEKHVILCVSSLKIDLLMDFLNEFYAHPRLQDYYVVILCPTEMDIQVRRVLQIPLWSQRVIYLQGSALKDQDLMRAKMDNGEACFILSSRNEVDRTAADHQTILRAWAVKDFAPNCPLYVQILKPENKFHVKFAEHVVCEEECKYAMLALSCICPATPTLITLLVHTSRGQEGQDSPEQWQRMYGRCSGNEVYHIRMGDSKFFREYEGKSFTYAAFHAHKKYGVCLIGLKREESKSILLNPGPRHILAASDTCFYINITKEENSAFIFKQEEKQKKKGFVGQGLYEGSSRLPVHSIIASMGTVAMDLQNTECQPAQSGGGSGGSKLALPTENGSGSRRPSIAPVLEVADSSTLLPCDLLSDQSEDETTPSDEEGLSVVEYVKGYPPNSPYIGSSPTLCHLLPVKAPFCCLRLDKGCKHNSYEDAKAYGFKNRLIIVSAETAGNGLYNFIVPLRAYYRPRRELNPIVLLLDNRPDHHFLEAICCFPMVYYMEGSVDNLDSLLQCGIIYADNLVVVDKESTMSAKEDYMADAKTIVNVQTMFRLFPSLSITTELTHPSNMRFMQFRAKDSYSLALSRLEKRERENGSNLAFMFRLPFAAGRVFSISMLDTLLYQSFVKDYMIPITRLLLGLDTTPGSGYLCAMKVTEDDLWIRTYGRLFQKLCSSSAEIPIGIYRTESHVFSSSEPHNLRAQSQVSVSVEHHEETREAQGPWGSRAGTGGGGHTVGGGSAERPLLRRKSLPWARRLSRKGARHTGKAAAEEISQQRLRLHQRSERQELSELVKNRMKHLGLPTTGYEDVANLTASDVMNRVNLGYLQDEMNDQQNTLSYVLINPPPDTRLEPNDIVYLIRSDPLAHVASSSRSRKSSCSKLASCNPETRDETQF